In one Candidatus Nanopelagicus limnes genomic region, the following are encoded:
- the speB gene encoding agmatinase, giving the protein MTNIGNMYGPDFTFLGIPRCDLDKPESYKGADVIIVGAPIDSGTSHRSGAKMGPQAIRMGDYLPHDSSRPHLAMRIDPLQKLKIFDAGDLLMSGGDLVNSLKVLEAATEKISKAGAIAVVLGGDHSIASADVAGIANHLGKGKVSMIHFDAHADTGEDQFGALIGHGTPMRRLIESGSVRGDRFLQLGLRGYWPDDATLKWMAGKGMKSYEMTEIHHRGMKAVLDESFAILTDGCDGVFLSVDIDVVDPGMAPGTGTPEPGGMTSRELLEAVRRICFELPIVGIDVVEVAPAYDSSDITAILANRVVLEALSAIALKKSGGAYSATRNLLDR; this is encoded by the coding sequence ATGACCAATATCGGCAATATGTATGGCCCAGATTTCACTTTTCTTGGCATTCCAAGATGTGATTTAGATAAGCCTGAAAGCTATAAAGGTGCTGATGTAATTATTGTTGGCGCACCAATTGATAGCGGAACATCTCACCGATCAGGGGCGAAGATGGGTCCGCAAGCCATTCGAATGGGCGATTATCTTCCACATGATTCCTCCCGGCCACATCTTGCAATGCGAATTGATCCACTACAAAAACTAAAGATTTTTGATGCAGGTGACTTACTTATGTCAGGTGGAGATTTAGTGAATTCACTTAAGGTTTTAGAGGCTGCAACTGAGAAGATTTCAAAGGCTGGCGCAATCGCTGTTGTATTAGGGGGAGATCATTCAATTGCTTCAGCTGATGTGGCAGGAATTGCAAATCATTTAGGTAAGGGCAAAGTTTCAATGATTCATTTTGATGCTCATGCTGATACTGGTGAGGATCAGTTTGGCGCACTAATTGGTCATGGCACACCAATGCGCAGATTAATTGAATCAGGATCTGTTCGTGGAGATCGCTTTTTGCAATTAGGACTTCGTGGTTACTGGCCAGATGATGCCACTTTAAAGTGGATGGCTGGCAAAGGAATGAAATCTTATGAGATGACTGAGATTCATCACCGCGGAATGAAAGCGGTATTGGATGAATCATTTGCAATTCTTACCGATGGTTGTGATGGTGTCTTTTTATCAGTTGATATTGATGTAGTTGATCCAGGTATGGCGCCCGGTACTGGCACACCAGAGCCAGGGGGAATGACAAGCAGAGAGTTACTAGAAGCGGTGCGAAGAATTTGTTTTGAATTACCAATTGTTGGCATTGACGTGGTTGAGGTTGCACCTGCTTATGACAGCAGCGATATCACTGCAATCTTGGCTAATCGAGTGGTGCTTGAGGCACTTAGTGCGATTGCGCTTAAGAAATCAGGCGGCGCGTATTCTGCAACTAGAAACTTACTAGATCGTTAG
- the gabT gene encoding 4-aminobutyrate--2-oxoglutarate transaminase, translated as MYSEAKKPVAQKRKLVTAIPGPKSAELIKRRGEAVSASLGTAFPVFIDHAQGAIIVDVDGNSILDLGAGIAVLNVGHSQNRVAERVKTQIDAFSHTCFMVVPYTGYVEVCEALNRLTPGTHKKKSALFNSGAEAIENAVKIARKFTKRSAVVVFEHGYHGRTNLTMAMTAKNMPYKDGFGPFAPEVYRMPMAYSYRCDACTKPCESSVLSTVIHKIEKEIGASNVACIVIEPILGEGGFIVPCKGFLPGLAKFCKENGIVFVADEVQTGFARTGTMFACEDESIIPDLIVTAKGIAAGLPLAGVTGRAEIMDSIHLSGLGGTYGGNPVACAAALGAIEVIEQDNLVARAKKIGEIMHQELTAMMKKHSIIGEVRGRGAMQAIELVKPGTNEPNPEALTTAIKYCTSKGVLILSAGTYANVIRLLPPLVIEEDLLRDGLSVLDEALASISS; from the coding sequence ATGTACTCAGAGGCGAAAAAACCGGTAGCGCAAAAACGAAAGCTAGTAACTGCTATCCCCGGACCTAAATCTGCTGAGCTAATTAAGCGCAGAGGCGAGGCGGTCTCTGCCTCACTCGGAACTGCATTCCCTGTTTTTATTGACCACGCACAAGGTGCAATCATTGTTGATGTTGATGGTAATTCAATTTTAGATTTAGGCGCAGGTATTGCGGTATTAAATGTTGGTCACTCACAAAATCGTGTAGCAGAGCGAGTAAAAACTCAAATTGATGCCTTTAGTCATACCTGTTTTATGGTTGTGCCATACACCGGTTATGTTGAAGTGTGTGAAGCGCTAAACCGATTAACCCCTGGCACTCATAAAAAGAAGTCCGCTCTTTTCAACTCAGGTGCTGAGGCAATTGAAAACGCAGTGAAGATTGCTCGCAAATTTACCAAGCGATCTGCAGTTGTTGTTTTTGAACATGGCTATCACGGAAGAACTAATTTAACTATGGCAATGACTGCTAAGAACATGCCATACAAAGATGGATTTGGACCATTTGCCCCTGAGGTTTATCGAATGCCGATGGCATACTCCTATCGATGCGATGCATGCACCAAACCTTGTGAAAGCTCTGTTTTATCTACGGTAATCCATAAAATTGAAAAAGAAATTGGCGCCAGTAATGTTGCTTGTATTGTGATAGAGCCGATTCTTGGTGAAGGTGGATTTATTGTTCCATGTAAAGGTTTCCTACCTGGACTTGCTAAATTCTGTAAAGAAAATGGGATTGTTTTTGTGGCAGATGAGGTTCAAACTGGATTTGCACGAACTGGAACTATGTTTGCCTGTGAAGATGAATCAATAATCCCAGATTTAATAGTAACTGCCAAGGGAATTGCCGCCGGTCTACCACTTGCCGGTGTCACCGGGCGTGCTGAGATCATGGATTCAATTCATCTATCTGGCCTTGGTGGCACATATGGTGGAAACCCAGTTGCATGTGCTGCAGCTCTTGGCGCGATTGAAGTTATTGAGCAAGATAATTTAGTTGCTCGTGCAAAGAAAATTGGTGAGATTATGCACCAAGAGTTAACTGCAATGATGAAGAAGCATTCAATCATTGGCGAGGTTAGAGGTCGTGGCGCCATGCAAGCTATTGAATTGGTTAAGCCTGGAACTAATGAGCCAAATCCTGAAGCATTAACAACTGCAATTAAGTACTGCACCAGTAAAGGTGTATTAATTCTTTCAGCTGGCACATATGCCAACGTAATTAGATTACTTCCACCGCTTGTTATTGAAGAGGATTTACTACGCGATGGCTTATCTGTATTAGATGAGGCGCTAGCCTCAATTTCTTCTTAA
- the dxr gene encoding 1-deoxy-D-xylulose-5-phosphate reductoisomerase — translation MRDVVVLGSTGSIGVQALEIVAAHPNKFRLVGLSGGRKNPQLLMEQAKKFNVPIVGSMAPAPKTSGVQVIDGDNSSIEIAALPCDIVLNGITGSIGLGPTLSALGVGNKVALANKESLVAGGDLVMKFGADKIIPVDSEHSAIFQALLAGKVSDVKKLILTASGGPFRNRADLSDVTVADALNHPTWSMGEVVTINSATLLNKGLEIIEAHYLFGLDYENIEAVIHPQSVVHSLVEYVDGSTIAQASPPNMKGPIAYALSYPERINKATAAIDWSKSHTWEFSPIDNEKYPAIELAKRCGQVGAGLPAVYNAANEVAVAAFLAGQIKFTAIIDTVESVVQSFGSNTSTTIRDISDVSGIEQSARSKAAELIKEIA, via the coding sequence ATGCGTGATGTGGTGGTTTTGGGTTCAACTGGATCTATTGGGGTGCAGGCCCTGGAGATTGTGGCTGCCCATCCAAATAAGTTTCGCTTAGTTGGCTTAAGTGGTGGTCGTAAAAACCCACAACTATTAATGGAGCAAGCTAAAAAATTTAATGTGCCAATAGTTGGTTCAATGGCGCCAGCTCCTAAAACCTCTGGCGTGCAGGTAATTGATGGTGACAACTCATCCATTGAAATTGCTGCCCTGCCTTGTGACATTGTTTTAAATGGCATCACCGGTTCAATTGGATTAGGACCAACGCTCTCGGCCCTCGGTGTTGGAAACAAGGTTGCCCTGGCAAATAAAGAATCCTTAGTTGCAGGTGGAGATTTAGTAATGAAGTTTGGCGCAGATAAAATCATTCCAGTTGATTCTGAGCACTCTGCCATTTTTCAAGCATTACTTGCTGGCAAGGTGAGTGATGTTAAGAAATTGATTTTAACTGCAAGTGGTGGCCCTTTTAGAAATAGAGCAGATCTATCTGATGTGACTGTTGCTGATGCGCTAAATCATCCAACCTGGTCGATGGGTGAGGTAGTAACAATTAACTCAGCCACATTATTAAATAAAGGGTTAGAGATTATTGAAGCCCATTACCTATTTGGACTTGATTATGAAAATATCGAAGCGGTTATTCACCCACAATCTGTGGTGCACTCATTAGTTGAGTATGTGGATGGCTCAACAATTGCTCAAGCATCTCCGCCAAATATGAAAGGCCCAATTGCTTACGCACTGTCATATCCAGAGCGAATTAATAAAGCCACCGCTGCAATTGATTGGAGTAAATCTCACACTTGGGAGTTTTCCCCAATTGATAATGAGAAGTATCCAGCGATTGAGTTGGCAAAACGTTGTGGTCAGGTGGGCGCAGGGTTGCCTGCTGTTTATAACGCCGCTAATGAAGTCGCAGTTGCTGCATTTTTAGCAGGTCAGATTAAATTCACAGCCATTATTGATACAGTCGAATCAGTTGTTCAATCATTTGGCAGTAACACCTCAACTACTATTAGAGATATTTCTGATGTCAGTGGGATAGAGCAAAGTGCACGCTCTAAAGCAGCAGAGTTAATTAAGGAGATCGCTTAA
- a CDS encoding M50 family metallopeptidase — MAIIGILAFAIALLVSVMIHEAGHYLTAKKFGMKVTEFFLGFGQKIWSFTRGETEFGLKAIPAGGYCRIVGMTPREELSPEDAPRAFVKASVAQRLIVLGAGSFLHFVIGFVLLFVLFSSVGITSLTNKVERVSECIPQTATEVCSAKSVPSPAKNVGIVAGDKIVKVNGISYKEWNDVVTVIRSSAGKQLDITVDRNGSLINLLVTPAARELDGEKIGVLGVVNEIGTITYGPFTALGKATRFTGEILQNSITSLISLPSKIPDLINQTFGNQERDPEGLVGVVGVARVSGETAETKALTTREKIATFILIVASLNLFVGMFNLLPLLPLDGGHMAVAVADGFRNARAKRKGLAKPAPFDVERLTPITMVVFVLMASLSLLLLTADILNPIRLNF; from the coding sequence ATGGCAATTATTGGAATTCTCGCCTTTGCAATCGCACTTTTAGTTTCAGTAATGATTCATGAAGCAGGACATTATTTAACTGCTAAAAAATTTGGAATGAAGGTAACTGAGTTTTTCTTAGGTTTTGGACAAAAGATTTGGTCATTTACAAGGGGTGAAACCGAGTTTGGTTTAAAGGCAATTCCAGCTGGTGGTTACTGCCGAATTGTTGGCATGACGCCACGGGAGGAGTTATCACCTGAAGATGCCCCACGTGCATTTGTTAAAGCATCAGTTGCGCAGAGATTAATTGTTTTGGGTGCTGGTTCATTTTTGCACTTTGTAATTGGATTTGTACTGCTATTTGTTTTGTTTTCCTCAGTTGGGATTACTTCATTAACTAATAAGGTAGAGCGGGTCAGTGAGTGCATTCCGCAAACTGCCACTGAAGTATGTTCAGCAAAATCTGTTCCATCCCCTGCTAAAAATGTAGGAATTGTTGCTGGCGATAAAATTGTTAAAGTAAATGGCATCTCATATAAAGAGTGGAATGATGTTGTAACAGTTATTAGATCATCTGCTGGAAAACAACTAGATATTACAGTTGATCGAAATGGTAGTTTGATAAATCTATTGGTAACTCCGGCCGCTCGTGAATTAGATGGTGAAAAAATTGGTGTGCTGGGTGTGGTTAATGAGATTGGCACAATTACTTATGGACCATTTACCGCTCTCGGCAAAGCAACTAGATTTACTGGCGAGATATTACAAAACAGCATCACATCCTTGATTTCACTGCCAAGTAAGATTCCAGATTTAATCAATCAAACATTTGGTAATCAAGAGCGTGATCCAGAAGGATTAGTTGGCGTAGTGGGCGTGGCTCGGGTGAGTGGTGAAACAGCTGAAACAAAGGCGTTAACAACACGAGAGAAGATTGCCACCTTTATTTTGATAGTTGCATCCCTTAATTTATTTGTGGGTATGTTTAATTTATTACCTCTTCTGCCATTAGATGGTGGACATATGGCAGTTGCAGTTGCAGATGGTTTTAGAAATGCACGGGCTAAACGAAAAGGGTTGGCAAAGCCAGCTCCTTTTGATGTCGAACGGCTCACACCAATTACTATGGTTGTCTTTGTATTAATGGCTTCTTTATCACTATTGCTGCTTACTGCAGACATACTCAACCCAATTCGGCTTAATTTCTAG
- the ispG gene encoding flavodoxin-dependent (E)-4-hydroxy-3-methylbut-2-enyl-diphosphate synthase, with the protein MVDLGIPSAPPPTLAPRRKSRQLKVGSVLVGGDAPVSVQSMCTTLTSDVNSTLQQIAELTASGCQIVRVAVPSQDDADALAQIAKKSQIPVIADIHFQPKYIFAAIDAGCAAVRVNPGNIKQFDDKVKEVAKAAGDAGIPIRIGVNAGSLDPRLLAKYGKATPEALAESALWEASLFEEHGFSDIKISVKHHDPVTMVKAYRLLAAKCDYPLHLGVTEAGPIFQGTIKSATAFGILLAEGIGDTIRVSLSAPPVEEVKVGISILESLNLRQRKLEIVSCPSCGRAQVDVYSLAEKVQAGLQGMTVPLRVAVMGCVVNGPGEAREADLGVASGNGKGQIFVKGEVIKTVPEAQIVETLIEEAMRLAEEMEAAGVASGTPSVAVQ; encoded by the coding sequence ATGGTTGATTTAGGAATTCCATCAGCGCCACCACCAACTCTGGCACCTCGCCGCAAATCTAGGCAGTTAAAGGTTGGTTCAGTTTTAGTTGGCGGGGATGCGCCAGTTTCAGTTCAATCGATGTGTACAACTCTTACATCGGACGTAAATTCAACCTTGCAGCAAATTGCAGAGCTAACTGCATCTGGTTGCCAAATTGTTCGAGTAGCAGTTCCATCTCAAGATGATGCTGACGCACTTGCTCAGATTGCTAAGAAATCTCAAATTCCAGTAATTGCAGATATTCACTTTCAACCAAAATATATTTTTGCAGCCATTGATGCAGGTTGCGCGGCAGTTCGGGTTAACCCAGGAAACATAAAACAATTTGATGACAAGGTTAAAGAGGTGGCAAAGGCTGCCGGGGATGCTGGTATTCCAATTCGAATTGGTGTTAACGCCGGCTCACTTGATCCAAGGTTGCTGGCAAAGTATGGCAAGGCAACACCTGAGGCGTTAGCTGAGTCTGCGTTATGGGAAGCATCATTATTTGAAGAGCATGGCTTTAGTGATATTAAAATTTCAGTTAAACATCATGATCCAGTAACAATGGTGAAGGCTTATCGATTATTAGCTGCAAAATGTGATTACCCATTACATCTTGGTGTTACTGAAGCTGGCCCAATTTTCCAAGGAACTATTAAATCTGCTACTGCTTTTGGCATATTACTTGCTGAAGGAATTGGCGACACTATTCGTGTTTCACTTTCTGCCCCACCAGTTGAAGAGGTTAAAGTCGGTATTTCAATTTTAGAATCCCTTAATTTGCGCCAACGAAAGTTAGAAATTGTTTCCTGTCCATCATGTGGCAGAGCTCAAGTTGATGTTTACTCATTGGCAGAAAAAGTTCAGGCAGGATTACAAGGAATGACTGTGCCACTTCGCGTTGCAGTTATGGGTTGTGTTGTTAATGGACCTGGTGAGGCAAGAGAAGCAGATCTTGGTGTGGCATCTGGAAATGGCAAGGGTCAAATATTTGTAAAGGGTGAGGTAATTAAAACTGTGCCAGAGGCACAGATTGTTGAGACGCTAATTGAAGAGGCGATGCGCCTTGCTGAAGAGATGGAGGCTGCTGGAGTGGCATCAGGTACGCCATCTGTTGCTGTTCAATAG
- a CDS encoding proline--tRNA ligase, with protein sequence MLKMSTLLLRTLRDDPADAEVASHRLLVRAGFVRRVAAGIYSWLPLGYRTYRKIENVVRQEMDKAGFQEVHFPALLPKDPYESTNRWAEYGPDLFRLQDRKGNDYLLGPTHEEMFTLMVKGEFSSYKDLPLSIYQIQTKYRDEPRPRSGIIRGREFVMKDSYSFDVDDAGLEVSYNKHRQAYINTFDRLGLKYNIVSAMSGAMGGSKSEEFLAPCPTGEDTYVLCNGCGYAANVEAMITKVTPFKGEKVGAIEVLDTPNTPTIDSLVQVFNSKYGANVTAGDTLKNVLLMADKKAIAVLVPGDREVDLKRLEANLAGVKELRLFEDADFAKHPKLVKGYVGPQDAKAFGITLYADPRIVEGSHWITGANQKDKHARFVTCGRDFKVDQYIEAAEVRAGDNCPKCEKPVVIDRAIEIGHIFQLGRKYAQSLGLTVLDKEGKPVVVTMGSYGIGVSRAVAAIAEQTYDELGLNWPAEVAPADVHIVATGKEDQPFDVAEQIAKDLEAKGLEVLLDDRREASAGVKFKDAELIGIQKIIIVGKALADGKVEVRDRKSGDKQEVALADVVKTIVK encoded by the coding sequence ATGTTAAAGATGTCCACCTTATTGTTGCGCACACTGCGTGATGATCCAGCTGATGCTGAGGTTGCATCCCACCGCTTATTAGTTAGAGCAGGATTTGTAAGAAGAGTTGCCGCTGGTATTTATTCATGGTTACCACTTGGTTATCGAACATATCGCAAGATTGAAAATGTTGTTAGGCAAGAGATGGATAAAGCTGGATTCCAAGAGGTTCACTTTCCAGCACTTTTGCCAAAGGATCCTTATGAGTCAACAAATCGTTGGGCTGAGTACGGACCAGATCTATTTAGATTACAAGATCGAAAAGGTAATGATTACTTACTAGGACCAACCCATGAGGAGATGTTCACTCTTATGGTTAAAGGTGAGTTTTCTTCATATAAAGATTTGCCATTATCGATCTATCAAATTCAAACTAAGTATCGAGATGAACCACGTCCTAGGAGTGGAATTATTAGAGGGCGCGAGTTTGTGATGAAGGATTCATACAGCTTTGATGTTGATGATGCTGGTCTTGAGGTTTCTTATAACAAACATCGCCAAGCTTATATAAATACCTTTGATCGCTTAGGTCTTAAATACAACATTGTCTCTGCGATGAGCGGTGCGATGGGTGGATCAAAATCAGAGGAGTTCCTAGCTCCATGCCCAACAGGTGAAGACACATATGTTTTATGTAATGGCTGTGGTTATGCCGCAAATGTGGAGGCAATGATTACTAAGGTCACACCATTTAAGGGAGAAAAAGTAGGCGCAATTGAAGTTCTAGATACACCTAATACGCCAACTATTGATTCATTAGTTCAAGTTTTTAATAGTAAATACGGCGCGAATGTCACCGCAGGTGATACCTTAAAAAATGTTTTATTGATGGCTGATAAAAAAGCCATAGCGGTTTTAGTACCAGGTGATCGTGAGGTTGATTTAAAGCGATTGGAAGCAAATTTAGCTGGCGTTAAAGAGCTACGTTTATTTGAGGATGCTGACTTTGCTAAACATCCAAAGTTAGTAAAAGGTTATGTTGGACCACAAGATGCGAAAGCATTTGGAATTACGTTATATGCCGATCCAAGAATTGTAGAAGGATCACATTGGATTACCGGTGCTAATCAAAAGGATAAGCACGCCCGATTTGTAACATGCGGCCGTGATTTTAAGGTTGATCAATATATTGAAGCAGCAGAGGTTCGAGCTGGTGATAACTGTCCAAAGTGTGAAAAGCCGGTAGTAATTGATCGAGCAATTGAAATTGGCCATATCTTTCAACTAGGCAGAAAATACGCGCAATCACTTGGGCTTACCGTGCTAGATAAAGAAGGTAAGCCAGTTGTTGTAACAATGGGATCTTATGGAATTGGTGTATCAAGAGCGGTAGCCGCCATTGCTGAACAAACTTATGATGAGCTTGGTTTAAATTGGCCAGCAGAGGTAGCACCTGCTGATGTTCATATTGTGGCAACTGGTAAAGAGGATCAACCATTTGATGTGGCAGAACAAATTGCTAAAGATCTAGAGGCAAAAGGGCTTGAGGTACTCCTTGATGATCGCAGGGAGGCATCTGCTGGAGTTAAGTTTAAAGATGCTGAATTAATCGGAATTCAAAAGATAATTATTGTTGGTAAAGCATTAGCAGATGGCAAGGTTGAAGTGCGGGATCGTAAATCTGGTGATAAGCAAGAGGTTGCGCTCGCAGATGTTGTTAAAACAATAGTTAAGTAA
- a CDS encoding sulfite exporter TauE/SafE family protein: protein MSIEIAIFLAIASGFAGFVDAMAGGGGLIQLPALLVGLPNKELPLILGTNKVPSIFGTAAAARNYFKNIKPDIPLTLTMMAPAFAGSMGGAALAAFVPKDLFKPFLVFLLIVVAIYTWRKPELGMAENLKFTHKKRLIIVALIGLMIGFYDGIFGPGTGTFLVFFLVSTIGYAFLKASATAKLVNIATNAGAILSFQLTGHIWWQLGLLLAFANVTGAIIGSRLAIKGGSPLVRKVFLAVIFLLITRVAWDTFIS, encoded by the coding sequence ATGAGTATTGAGATCGCAATCTTTTTGGCGATCGCATCAGGATTTGCCGGCTTTGTTGATGCCATGGCAGGTGGTGGGGGATTAATTCAATTACCAGCACTGCTGGTTGGCCTACCAAATAAAGAGCTGCCATTAATTTTAGGTACTAACAAAGTTCCATCTATTTTTGGCACAGCAGCAGCTGCTCGAAATTACTTTAAAAATATTAAGCCAGATATTCCACTTACCTTAACCATGATGGCACCAGCCTTTGCTGGCTCTATGGGTGGGGCAGCGCTAGCCGCATTTGTGCCAAAGGATTTATTCAAGCCATTTCTTGTCTTTTTGCTAATCGTTGTTGCTATTTATACCTGGCGCAAACCTGAGTTAGGTATGGCTGAGAATTTAAAATTTACCCATAAAAAGAGATTAATAATTGTTGCCTTGATTGGATTAATGATTGGTTTCTATGACGGAATCTTTGGTCCAGGAACTGGCACATTCTTAGTCTTTTTTCTTGTTTCAACAATCGGTTATGCATTCTTAAAGGCCTCTGCCACTGCAAAATTAGTAAACATTGCAACTAATGCTGGTGCTATCTTGAGTTTTCAATTAACTGGCCATATTTGGTGGCAATTAGGTTTACTTCTAGCTTTTGCCAATGTGACGGGTGCGATTATTGGCTCACGCCTTGCAATCAAAGGTGGCTCGCCATTGGTGCGAAAAGTATTTTTAGCAGTCATATTTTTACTAATTACCCGCGTTGCTTGGGATACTTTTATAAGTTAA
- the rimP gene encoding ribosome maturation factor RimP, with product MGKKEEIIAVITPALEALGFYLEDVTITSAGRRSMLTVIVDGDTHLSLDQVTTATKGISEIVEGIQSLGQTPFTLEVTSPGLDRPLTKPRHWRKNLDRLVKVILLDGKEVKGRVKDVSESNATVDEQVINFTDIKRATLEIEFKQVGK from the coding sequence ATGGGAAAGAAAGAAGAAATAATTGCGGTGATTACTCCCGCATTAGAAGCCCTCGGTTTTTATCTAGAGGATGTAACAATTACTTCAGCTGGCAGGCGCAGCATGTTAACTGTCATAGTAGATGGGGATACTCATCTATCTCTTGATCAAGTTACAACAGCCACCAAAGGAATAAGTGAAATTGTTGAAGGTATTCAAAGTTTAGGTCAAACCCCATTTACCTTAGAGGTTACATCCCCTGGTTTAGATCGACCACTTACCAAACCAAGGCATTGGCGAAAAAATCTTGATCGATTAGTAAAAGTAATTTTGCTAGATGGTAAAGAGGTTAAGGGCAGAGTTAAAGATGTAAGTGAAAGTAATGCAACAGTTGATGAGCAGGTAATTAACTTCACCGATATTAAGCGCGCAACACTTGAGATTGAGTTTAAGCAGGTGGGCAAGTGA
- the nusA gene encoding transcription termination factor NusA has product MSVDVEALKLLAQEKKLPLERLINAIENEVAKAYAELPVAKPHGRAVLNRQTGELVIYVPLLGPDGDRLDTVVDNPDGFAKLADKTARKVIKEKMREAKDLEVVTEFSGSVGDVIGGIVQQGRDADVIYVSLGRVEGKVPPAEQVKGEVYKHGDRIKCFVVDVKQGEKGPEVTLSRTHPAFVKMLFALEVPEIKERVVDIVGIAREPGARTKLSVRTHRAGVSAKGALIGPQGSRAQNVMNELNGEKIDIIDFSEDPATYVANALAPAKVSSVEIVDLEMKSAKVIVPDYQLSLAIGKDGQNARLAARLTQWRIDIHPDNPVTQIKAEKTEEAATISPIQGA; this is encoded by the coding sequence GTGAGTGTTGATGTTGAAGCACTAAAACTTTTAGCCCAAGAAAAGAAATTACCACTCGAGCGGTTAATTAATGCGATTGAAAATGAGGTTGCAAAAGCATATGCCGAGCTGCCAGTTGCTAAACCACATGGACGAGCGGTTTTAAATCGCCAAACTGGTGAGTTAGTAATTTATGTGCCACTACTTGGCCCTGATGGTGATCGCCTAGACACAGTAGTTGATAATCCAGATGGCTTTGCAAAATTAGCTGATAAAACTGCGCGCAAAGTTATTAAAGAGAAGATGCGCGAGGCCAAAGATTTAGAAGTTGTCACAGAGTTCTCTGGCAGCGTCGGTGATGTAATTGGTGGGATTGTGCAGCAAGGAAGAGATGCTGATGTTATCTATGTAAGTTTGGGAAGAGTAGAAGGAAAGGTGCCACCTGCTGAGCAGGTTAAGGGTGAAGTTTATAAACACGGAGATCGAATTAAATGTTTTGTTGTTGATGTTAAGCAGGGTGAAAAAGGACCAGAGGTAACTTTATCTAGAACTCATCCAGCATTTGTGAAGATGTTATTTGCTCTAGAAGTGCCAGAGATTAAAGAGCGGGTAGTAGATATTGTTGGAATAGCACGTGAGCCTGGGGCAAGAACAAAGTTGTCAGTTAGAACTCATCGCGCCGGAGTGAGTGCCAAGGGTGCGTTAATTGGCCCGCAAGGATCTAGAGCGCAAAATGTTATGAATGAATTAAATGGTGAAAAAATAGACATCATTGATTTCTCTGAAGATCCTGCTACTTATGTAGCAAATGCGTTAGCACCAGCAAAGGTAAGCTCAGTTGAGATTGTTGATTTAGAGATGAAATCTGCCAAGGTGATTGTGCCGGATTATCAATTATCACTTGCAATTGGTAAAGATGGGCAAAATGCCAGACTTGCCGCTCGCCTTACCCAGTGGCGAATTGATATCCATCCAGATAATCCAGTAACGCAGATTAAGGCGGAAAAGACAGAGGAAGCGGCAACTATTTCACCCATCCAAGGGGCTTAG
- a CDS encoding YlxR family protein, translating to MLGKKLRQRSCIACRKLDTRTDLIRTVLIGNEIKVDLNHRMSGRGAWLHANCFKVATERKSFNHSFKFEGEIKTDELDDYLKNLGN from the coding sequence ATGTTGGGTAAAAAACTAAGGCAACGCAGCTGCATCGCTTGTCGAAAGTTAGATACCAGAACAGATTTAATTCGAACAGTTTTGATCGGCAATGAAATAAAGGTTGATCTAAACCATCGGATGAGCGGTCGGGGAGCTTGGCTTCACGCAAACTGCTTTAAGGTGGCAACTGAACGAAAATCTTTTAATCACTCCTTCAAGTTTGAAGGTGAGATTAAAACAGATGAGTTAGATGATTACTTAAAAAATTTAGGTAATTAA